A single window of Oncorhynchus clarkii lewisi isolate Uvic-CL-2024 chromosome 10, UVic_Ocla_1.0, whole genome shotgun sequence DNA harbors:
- the LOC139418068 gene encoding myelin protein zero-like 1 like isoform X1, protein MELRRRNLACNCVLLYGITLCLFFGTNLTAAIELYAPAEVLVENGTTGILKCSFKSREVISSAATVTWSFRPTGSDPGSAVSIFYYTSGKHYPGSVAQFKDRVKWAGDLNKKDASVHLIEAQFNDNGTYSCAVINPPDISVTAAQTQLKVVIKESLPQNSTAVIVSAVCGAVIGLILIAVVTCLIIKRHQTSHEYEGCTSVASVSSHATRPGGKKHESSLEGSRCSSPSAPVQVGATGPVIYAQLDHSGTKNPNSFHKMEPVVYADIRKN, encoded by the exons GTACAAATCTAACAGCGGCCATAGAGTTGTATGCCCCGGCGGAGGTGCTGGTTGAGAATGGCACCACGGGGATCCTCAAGTGTTCCTTCAAGTCCAGGGAAGTGATCAGCAGCGCAGCCACAGTCACCTGGTCGTTTCGTCCAACGGGATCCGACCCCGGAAGCGCTGTTTCC attttCTATTACACTTCTGGCAAGCACTACCCAGGGAGCGTGGCTCAATTCAAAGACAGGGTGAAATGGGCGGGAGATCTGAACAAAAAAGATGCCTCTGTCCATTTAATTGAGGCGCAGTTCAACGACAACGGCACCTACTCGTGTGCCGTGATTAACCCGCCTGACATCTCTGTCACCGCCGCTCAGACACAGCTCAAAGTCGTCATCAAAG AGTCTCTCCCTCAGAACAGCACGGCTGTCATAGTGAGCGCCGTGTGTGGCGCTGTCATCGGGCTCATTCTCATCGCTGTTGTTACCTGCCTGATCATCAAGAGGCATCAAACCAGTCATGAATACGAAGG CTGCACTTCAGTGGCGAGTGTGAGCTCCCACGCCACACGCCCGGGGGGGAAGAAGCACGAATCCAGCTTGGAGGGCTCCAGGTGTAGCAGCCCCTCCGCCCCGGTCCAGGTAGGCGCTACA GGGCCGGTGATATACGCCCAGTTGGATCACTCGGGCACCAAGAACCCCAACTCATTCCACAAGATGGAGCCAGTGGTCTACGCTGACATAAGGAAAAACTGA
- the LOC139418068 gene encoding myelin protein zero-like 1 like isoform X2 translates to MELRRRNLACNCVLLYGITLCLFFGTNLTAAIELYAPAEVLVENGTTGILKCSFKSREVISSAATVTWSFRPTGSDPGSAVSIFYYTSGKHYPGSVAQFKDRVKWAGDLNKKDASVHLIEAQFNDNGTYSCAVINPPDISVTAAQTQLKVVIKESLPQNSTAVIVSAVCGAVIGLILIAVVTCLIIKRHQTSHEYEGCTSVASVSSHATRPGGKKHESSLEGSRCSSPSAPVQGPVIYAQLDHSGTKNPNSFHKMEPVVYADIRKN, encoded by the exons GTACAAATCTAACAGCGGCCATAGAGTTGTATGCCCCGGCGGAGGTGCTGGTTGAGAATGGCACCACGGGGATCCTCAAGTGTTCCTTCAAGTCCAGGGAAGTGATCAGCAGCGCAGCCACAGTCACCTGGTCGTTTCGTCCAACGGGATCCGACCCCGGAAGCGCTGTTTCC attttCTATTACACTTCTGGCAAGCACTACCCAGGGAGCGTGGCTCAATTCAAAGACAGGGTGAAATGGGCGGGAGATCTGAACAAAAAAGATGCCTCTGTCCATTTAATTGAGGCGCAGTTCAACGACAACGGCACCTACTCGTGTGCCGTGATTAACCCGCCTGACATCTCTGTCACCGCCGCTCAGACACAGCTCAAAGTCGTCATCAAAG AGTCTCTCCCTCAGAACAGCACGGCTGTCATAGTGAGCGCCGTGTGTGGCGCTGTCATCGGGCTCATTCTCATCGCTGTTGTTACCTGCCTGATCATCAAGAGGCATCAAACCAGTCATGAATACGAAGG CTGCACTTCAGTGGCGAGTGTGAGCTCCCACGCCACACGCCCGGGGGGGAAGAAGCACGAATCCAGCTTGGAGGGCTCCAGGTGTAGCAGCCCCTCCGCCCCGGTCCAG GGGCCGGTGATATACGCCCAGTTGGATCACTCGGGCACCAAGAACCCCAACTCATTCCACAAGATGGAGCCAGTGGTCTACGCTGACATAAGGAAAAACTGA